One stretch of Thermus filiformis DNA includes these proteins:
- a CDS encoding efflux RND transporter permease subunit, translating to MRNPLVEFFLRRYVFATAIFVGLVLVGLLLGSRQGVELLPRFSLPVVAVSVAYPGAGPEEVAEKVAKPLEDALSTLTGVDTLGSTSSEGFALVFIQFKQEVKVDQALVEVSQKVAAARGALPKDASPPVVQKFDPAQTPILTLFLEAPGEDLARLGRYAREVLKPRLQLVSGVAEIRVSGAPQEVIRVELDPARLSLYGLSAAQVVQAIGASALNLPLGSLEEGGRRLTYTLRNTPRAPEEVAEVRVGPVRVGDLGRVYLDKEAPKSLARLNGRPGVLLSVLKTPESNAVSVAQGVKKALAEVRLPQGYRAQVAADTTRFIEGAVQDTFREMILAALAVSLVVLVFVGRLNSVFSVILAIPITLSGALVLFGLLGFTFNLISLLALTVAVGIVVDDSIVVAENIDRLRREGRPPFEAVLEGASQVSVAVAAATLSLLAVFLPISFLPGIVGQIFQQFGLVLAAAIAVSWLEAFLFLTVRLAYFPDPEPPSLKEALRAFLLLPQDLRYAYTRGFRTPLGLLLGLALLGLALARGPLYLVLLPLYPLALGLLRYLGRLLLDLAGSLAGALFHGAEAGLEALTRGYVRLLRGALDRPLFVLGLALLAFLSLFPIAPRIPFNFTPRSDTGVLTATLLLPKDISLEESDRIGRRLEGYFLAQPAVDRVVTTLGARSVGGTEVVDPSRAQFTLVLKPKHEREDILTLAERFGREGQALLAGIPQAELRVQAQTGPQNEDADIQLVLTAPSQALLEAKTREAVRLIGEKPYVKEVRSSLEDRARELVFIPDPAKLQGTGLTPSDLAQALRIYLSGTEAAVARKEGEEYPVQVRLDPLALKGPEDLLLLSVQSPVLGPIPLKNLGRLEERPAPTSVARRNQAYSAGININLTREAPGTLQVQREVEALLKEKGVVGDGVELSAAGTSSLTGDLVTLAPQAFGLALVLNYLVIASQFNSWVYPLYLLLPVPLALVGAFWLTYLLGTGLDVISVLGVVMLIGLVTKNAILLLDFAVKRREELPLKEALLEAARLRLRPILMTTLTVLIISLPLLLGLGEGAEYRRPLGVIILGGLLSSTLLTLFVVPAAFYLFERRKGTRVEEARA from the coding sequence ATGAGGAACCCGCTGGTTGAGTTCTTCCTCCGCCGGTACGTCTTCGCCACGGCCATCTTCGTGGGCCTGGTCCTGGTGGGCCTCCTTTTGGGAAGCCGGCAGGGGGTGGAGCTTCTGCCCCGCTTCTCCCTTCCCGTGGTGGCGGTAAGCGTGGCCTACCCGGGGGCGGGGCCGGAGGAGGTGGCGGAGAAGGTGGCCAAGCCCCTGGAGGACGCCCTCTCCACCCTGACCGGGGTGGACACCCTGGGCTCCACCAGCAGCGAGGGCTTCGCCCTGGTCTTTATCCAGTTCAAGCAGGAGGTGAAGGTGGACCAGGCCCTGGTGGAGGTGAGCCAGAAGGTGGCCGCCGCCCGGGGGGCCCTGCCCAAGGACGCCTCCCCCCCTGTGGTCCAGAAGTTTGACCCCGCCCAGACCCCCATCCTGACCCTCTTCCTCGAGGCCCCCGGGGAGGACCTGGCCCGGCTCGGCCGCTACGCCCGGGAGGTGCTCAAACCCCGGCTCCAGCTGGTTTCGGGGGTGGCGGAGATCCGGGTGAGCGGGGCCCCACAGGAGGTGATCCGGGTGGAGCTGGACCCGGCCCGCCTCTCCCTCTACGGCCTGAGCGCCGCCCAGGTGGTCCAGGCCATCGGGGCGAGCGCCCTCAACCTCCCTCTGGGAAGCCTGGAGGAGGGGGGGCGGCGGCTCACCTACACCCTCCGGAACACCCCCAGGGCCCCGGAGGAGGTGGCGGAGGTCCGGGTGGGGCCGGTGCGGGTGGGGGACCTGGGCCGGGTCTACCTGGACAAGGAGGCCCCGAAAAGCCTGGCCCGCCTGAACGGCCGGCCCGGGGTCCTGCTCTCCGTTCTGAAGACCCCGGAGTCCAACGCGGTAAGCGTGGCCCAGGGGGTGAAGAAGGCCCTGGCGGAGGTCCGGCTTCCCCAGGGGTACCGGGCCCAGGTGGCCGCGGACACCACCCGGTTCATAGAAGGGGCGGTCCAGGACACCTTCCGGGAGATGATCCTGGCCGCGCTCGCGGTGAGCCTGGTGGTCCTGGTCTTCGTGGGCCGGCTCAACTCCGTCTTCTCGGTCATCCTGGCCATCCCCATCACCCTCTCCGGGGCCCTGGTCCTCTTCGGTCTCTTGGGCTTCACCTTCAACCTCATCAGCCTCCTGGCCCTCACGGTGGCGGTGGGGATCGTGGTGGACGACTCCATCGTGGTGGCGGAGAACATAGACCGCCTGCGCCGGGAGGGCCGCCCCCCCTTTGAGGCGGTCCTGGAAGGGGCGAGCCAGGTGAGTGTGGCGGTGGCGGCGGCTACCTTGAGCCTTCTGGCCGTCTTCCTGCCCATCAGCTTCCTGCCGGGGATCGTGGGCCAGATCTTCCAGCAGTTCGGCCTGGTCCTGGCGGCGGCCATCGCGGTGAGCTGGCTCGAGGCCTTCCTCTTCCTCACCGTGCGGCTGGCCTACTTCCCCGACCCCGAGCCCCCGAGCCTGAAGGAGGCCCTGCGCGCCTTCCTTCTCCTGCCCCAGGACCTCCGGTACGCCTACACCCGGGGCTTCCGGACCCCCCTGGGCCTCCTCCTCGGCCTGGCCCTTCTGGGGCTGGCCCTGGCGAGGGGCCCCCTCTACCTCGTTCTCCTCCCCCTCTACCCCCTGGCCCTGGGCCTTCTCCGCTACCTGGGCCGGCTCCTTCTGGACCTGGCGGGAAGCCTAGCAGGGGCCCTCTTCCACGGGGCGGAGGCGGGCCTGGAGGCCCTCACCCGGGGGTATGTGCGCCTCCTGAGGGGGGCCCTGGACCGGCCGCTTTTCGTTTTGGGCCTGGCCCTTCTGGCCTTCCTTAGCCTCTTCCCCATCGCCCCCCGCATCCCCTTCAACTTCACCCCCCGCTCGGACACCGGGGTCCTGACCGCCACCCTCCTCCTGCCCAAGGACATCTCCCTGGAAGAAAGCGACCGGATAGGGCGGAGGCTGGAGGGGTACTTCCTCGCCCAGCCCGCCGTGGACCGGGTGGTCACCACCTTAGGGGCGAGGAGCGTGGGCGGGACGGAGGTGGTGGACCCCTCCCGGGCCCAGTTCACCCTGGTCCTCAAGCCCAAGCACGAAAGGGAGGATATCCTGACCCTGGCCGAAAGGTTCGGCCGCGAGGGGCAGGCCCTCCTTGCGGGAATCCCCCAGGCCGAGCTCCGGGTCCAGGCCCAGACCGGCCCCCAGAACGAGGACGCGGACATCCAGCTCGTCCTCACCGCCCCCAGCCAGGCCCTCCTGGAGGCGAAGACGCGGGAGGCGGTCCGGCTGATCGGGGAGAAGCCCTACGTCAAGGAGGTGCGCTCCAGCCTCGAGGACCGCGCCCGGGAGCTGGTCTTCATCCCCGACCCGGCGAAGCTCCAAGGGACGGGCCTCACCCCCTCCGACCTGGCCCAGGCCCTGCGCATCTACCTCTCGGGGACGGAGGCCGCCGTGGCCCGGAAGGAAGGGGAGGAGTACCCCGTCCAGGTCCGGCTGGACCCCCTGGCCTTGAAGGGGCCCGAGGACCTCCTCCTCCTAAGCGTGCAAAGCCCCGTCCTGGGCCCCATTCCCCTGAAGAACCTGGGCCGGCTGGAGGAGCGCCCGGCCCCCACCAGCGTGGCCCGGAGGAACCAGGCCTACAGCGCCGGGATCAACATCAACCTGACCCGGGAGGCCCCGGGGACCCTCCAGGTCCAGCGGGAGGTGGAGGCCCTCCTCAAGGAGAAGGGGGTGGTGGGGGACGGGGTGGAGCTCTCGGCCGCCGGGACCTCGAGCCTCACCGGCGACCTGGTCACCCTGGCCCCCCAGGCCTTTGGCCTGGCCCTGGTCCTCAACTACCTGGTCATCGCCAGCCAGTTCAACAGCTGGGTCTACCCCCTCTACCTCCTCCTCCCGGTCCCCCTGGCCCTGGTGGGGGCCTTCTGGCTCACCTACCTTTTGGGGACGGGGCTGGACGTGATCAGCGTCCTGGGGGTGGTGATGCTCATCGGCCTGGTAACCAAGAACGCCATCTTGCTCCTGGACTTCGCGGTGAAAAGGCGGGAGGAGCTGCCCTTGAAGGAGGCCCTCCTCGAGGCGGCCCGGCTCCGCCTCCGCCCCATCCTCATGACCACCCTGACCGTGCTCATCATCAGCCTGCCCCTCCTCTTGGGCCTGGGGGAGGGGGCGGAGTACCGGAGGCCCTTGGGGGTCATCATCCTGGGCGGCCTCCTCTCCTCCACCCTCCTCACCCTCTTCGTGGTCCCCGCCGCCTTCTATCTCTTTGAACGGAGGAAGGGCACGCGCGTGGAGGAGGCACGGGCATGA
- a CDS encoding efflux RND transporter periplasmic adaptor subunit, with protein MRKALLFLLLLAACAPKPAKPAEKPAAQAGEAPALAVRTLVAEEGVLEREGRAQARLEPARESRVAAGVSGRVVLAREAGSRVAQGEAVVVLDEKPFQDALEAARLALAQAQANLEKAERQSRETRPALEAQLASAQANLEGARRRYQEAQALYEAGAVARLDLLALEAQLRQAEAAYQNALEALNRLDRGEDLRLLRLQVEQARLQVNQAERNLKEARIRAPFAGEVVEVYVRPGEFAAAGQPAFRLGSLDLLAKAYLPPEEVEALGQARLLLRQNGKEAEARLLRKGDLPGQNRLVEVVLTPSAPLLPGAAELVYRIPLAQGVLLPAGAVRVQEGEAFVFVVEEGQARKRPVRILAQSGERVAVAGLRPKERVVYPVPESLSEGDRVEAL; from the coding sequence ATGAGAAAAGCGCTCCTCTTCCTCCTGCTCCTGGCCGCCTGCGCCCCCAAGCCCGCCAAGCCCGCCGAGAAGCCGGCCGCCCAGGCCGGGGAGGCCCCGGCCCTGGCCGTGCGCACCCTGGTGGCCGAAGAAGGGGTCCTGGAGCGGGAAGGCCGCGCCCAGGCCCGCCTCGAGCCCGCGCGGGAGAGCCGGGTGGCCGCCGGGGTCTCGGGCCGGGTGGTCCTGGCCCGGGAGGCGGGAAGCCGGGTGGCCCAGGGAGAAGCGGTGGTGGTCCTGGACGAGAAGCCCTTCCAAGACGCCCTGGAGGCCGCCCGCCTGGCCCTGGCCCAGGCCCAGGCCAACCTGGAAAAGGCCGAGCGGCAAAGCCGCGAGACCCGGCCCGCCCTCGAGGCCCAGCTGGCCTCGGCCCAGGCCAACCTGGAAGGGGCGAGGAGGCGGTACCAGGAGGCCCAGGCCCTCTACGAGGCGGGGGCGGTGGCCCGGCTGGACCTCCTGGCCCTGGAGGCCCAGCTCCGCCAGGCGGAGGCCGCCTACCAGAACGCCCTCGAGGCCCTGAACCGGCTGGACCGGGGGGAGGACCTGCGCCTTCTCCGGCTCCAGGTGGAGCAGGCCCGGCTCCAGGTGAACCAGGCGGAGCGGAACCTCAAGGAGGCCCGCATCCGGGCCCCCTTCGCCGGGGAGGTGGTGGAGGTCTACGTCCGGCCGGGGGAGTTCGCCGCCGCGGGCCAGCCCGCCTTCCGCCTGGGGAGCCTGGACCTCTTGGCCAAGGCCTACCTCCCGCCTGAGGAGGTGGAGGCCCTGGGCCAGGCCCGGCTCCTCCTTAGGCAAAACGGAAAGGAGGCGGAGGCCCGGCTTTTGCGCAAGGGGGACCTGCCCGGCCAGAACCGGCTTGTGGAGGTGGTCCTGACGCCCTCGGCCCCCCTCCTTCCCGGGGCCGCGGAGCTGGTCTACCGTATCCCGCTGGCCCAGGGGGTCCTCCTCCCCGCGGGGGCGGTCCGGGTCCAGGAAGGGGAGGCCTTCGTCTTCGTGGTGGAGGAAGGCCAGGCCCGGAAGCGGCCGGTGCGGATCCTGGCCCAAAGCGGGGAAAGGGTGGCCGTGGCGGGGCTTAGGCCGAAAGAGCGGGTGGTCTACCCGGTGCCGGAGAGCCTCTCCGAGGGGGACAGGGTGGAGGCCCTATGA
- a CDS encoding TolC family protein, with protein MKNWLALTLFLSLALAQGLTLEEALKKASGLNPVQAALLDEENKKKELERTLADPLRTGLGELQARQAYALAQARRERALKQAERDLVNAYANLLEAELQVRLAQKALLLSQKAERAAEIRLKGGGASPLDLEKARKDRLEAEKNLRLAEAGLWAARKNWQSLTGSEEALPLGDLPPPPEDVEGLLARNPDLLSLRQSLELLDFQLGLLDESFAPRRDIENLKDQKAALAKNLAEAERGLRLGLESGLERLKALLQGVAAAEAAQKAAQAQLEADAKRFKAGLLSEIGLLQSELAALQAELGLLQARTAYLKAYYELLAR; from the coding sequence ATGAAAAATTGGCTGGCCCTGACCCTTTTCCTCTCCCTGGCCCTGGCCCAGGGACTGACCCTGGAGGAGGCCCTGAAGAAGGCCTCCGGGCTGAACCCCGTCCAGGCGGCCCTCCTGGACGAGGAGAACAAAAAGAAGGAGCTGGAAAGGACCCTGGCCGATCCCCTGCGGACCGGCCTGGGCGAGCTTCAGGCCCGGCAGGCCTACGCCCTGGCCCAGGCCAGAAGGGAGCGGGCCCTGAAGCAGGCGGAGCGGGACCTGGTGAACGCCTACGCCAATCTTCTGGAAGCGGAGCTCCAGGTCCGGCTGGCCCAGAAGGCCCTCCTCCTGAGCCAGAAGGCGGAGCGGGCGGCGGAGATCCGGCTCAAGGGGGGCGGGGCCTCTCCTTTGGACCTGGAAAAGGCGCGGAAGGACCGCCTCGAGGCCGAAAAGAACCTCCGCCTGGCCGAGGCGGGGCTTTGGGCCGCCCGGAAGAACTGGCAAAGCCTCACGGGAAGCGAGGAGGCCCTGCCTTTGGGCGACCTCCCCCCACCCCCGGAGGACGTGGAGGGGCTTCTGGCCCGTAACCCCGACCTTCTTTCCCTCCGCCAAAGCCTGGAGCTTCTGGACTTCCAGCTCGGCCTTCTGGACGAGAGCTTCGCCCCCAGGCGGGACATAGAAAACCTGAAGGACCAAAAGGCGGCCCTCGCCAAGAACCTGGCCGAGGCGGAGCGGGGGCTTCGCCTCGGCCTGGAGTCGGGTCTGGAGCGGCTTAAGGCCCTCCTCCAGGGGGTGGCCGCGGCGGAGGCCGCCCAGAAGGCGGCCCAGGCCCAGCTCGAGGCCGACGCCAAGCGGTTCAAGGCCGGCCTTTTGAGCGAGATCGGCCTCCTCCAGTCCGAGCTGGCGGCGCTGCAGGCGGAGCTGGGCCTCCTTCAGGCCCGGACGGCCTACCTCAAGGCCTACTACGAGCTTCTGGCGAGGTGA
- a CDS encoding TolC family protein: MKRLWIFFLFPVALAQTAQEPRGLLPLLTHPVRLQALAQLEAARAQRSAQASPLALQAQGGYGLLGYECQSQALCDALPKTASSLTLSLALTPFPFGDTQDALRRAELTVRRAELGYARAVLALLAQAYQAQGRLEEALLGLRLAEAGLALAQEGLLAAQRRLEGGGASSREVREAEARLREAQEAKVKAEEGVFLARLSAQSLVLPDQPLPPLAPPEGGVPLRVREAELALEEARVLYESTFRALLPTLQAQVLLYPSEKDQLALGLTSRTLQPTLSYTYQDPGRTSAIPGARVSREVRLGLALTLSPGLLEGLRAAENQVKGAEEALRAARLQAQVEEEALRQALAQKERGLELAKKEVSDKAKALEETQARARLGLESPLKVREAEVALLQAELKRKQAENALLGAILDLYSFYGRVPFKALEAGGEQ, translated from the coding sequence ATGAAAAGACTCTGGATCTTCTTCCTTTTCCCCGTGGCCCTGGCCCAGACGGCCCAGGAGCCCAGGGGCCTTTTGCCCCTCCTCACCCACCCCGTGCGGCTCCAGGCCCTGGCCCAGCTGGAGGCGGCCCGGGCCCAGCGCTCGGCCCAGGCCTCCCCCCTGGCCCTGCAGGCCCAGGGCGGCTACGGCCTTCTGGGGTACGAGTGCCAGTCCCAGGCCCTGTGCGACGCGCTTCCCAAGACCGCCTCCTCCCTCACCCTGAGCCTGGCCCTCACCCCCTTTCCCTTCGGGGACACCCAGGACGCCCTGCGCCGGGCTGAGCTGACCGTCCGGCGGGCGGAGCTGGGCTACGCCCGGGCCGTGCTGGCCCTCCTCGCCCAGGCCTACCAGGCCCAGGGCCGGCTGGAGGAGGCCCTTTTGGGCCTGAGGCTGGCGGAGGCGGGGCTGGCCCTGGCCCAGGAGGGGCTCCTCGCCGCCCAAAGGCGGCTCGAGGGGGGCGGGGCCTCGAGCCGGGAGGTGCGGGAGGCGGAGGCCCGGCTGCGGGAGGCCCAGGAGGCCAAGGTCAAGGCGGAGGAAGGGGTATTTCTGGCCCGGCTTTCGGCCCAGAGCCTGGTCCTGCCGGACCAGCCCCTGCCCCCCCTGGCCCCCCCCGAGGGGGGCGTCCCCTTGCGGGTGCGGGAGGCCGAGCTGGCCCTCGAGGAGGCCCGCGTCCTCTACGAGAGCACCTTCCGGGCCCTCCTCCCCACCCTCCAGGCCCAGGTCCTCCTCTACCCCTCGGAGAAGGACCAGCTGGCCCTGGGCCTCACCAGCCGCACCCTCCAGCCCACCCTCTCCTACACCTACCAGGACCCCGGCCGCACAAGCGCCATCCCCGGGGCGCGGGTGAGCCGGGAGGTGCGGCTCGGCCTCGCCCTTACCCTCTCCCCCGGGCTTTTGGAGGGGCTGAGGGCGGCGGAAAACCAGGTCAAGGGGGCGGAGGAGGCCCTAAGGGCGGCCCGGCTCCAGGCCCAGGTGGAGGAGGAGGCCCTCCGGCAGGCCCTGGCCCAGAAGGAGCGGGGCCTGGAGCTCGCCAAGAAGGAGGTCTCGGACAAGGCCAAGGCCCTGGAGGAGACCCAAGCCCGGGCCCGGCTCGGGCTGGAAAGCCCCCTGAAGGTGCGGGAGGCGGAGGTGGCCCTCCTCCAGGCGGAGCTCAAGCGGAAGCAGGCGGAAAACGCGCTACTAGGCGCGATCTTGGACCTTTACAGTTTCTACGGACGGGTGCCCTTCAAGGCGCTCGAGGCAGGAGGTGAGCAATGA
- a CDS encoding MarR family winged helix-turn-helix transcriptional regulator — protein MNRPPPELVEALTRLGYRLMRLLFQEAKEAFGRLGLTPLQAEALRLLSERERSPGHLAEEMEMSPSQASALLAHLEDRGFLERAPDPLDRRRVLLRLTEEGRRQAEALKAIWQETFARHLARLNPKELAAFKEILEKLTEAA, from the coding sequence ATGAACCGTCCTCCCCCCGAACTGGTGGAGGCCCTAACCCGGCTGGGGTACCGCCTGATGCGCCTCCTCTTCCAGGAGGCCAAGGAGGCCTTCGGCCGTCTGGGCCTCACCCCCTTGCAGGCGGAGGCGCTCAGGCTCCTCTCGGAAAGGGAGCGCTCCCCGGGCCACCTGGCGGAGGAGATGGAGATGAGCCCCTCCCAGGCCAGCGCCCTCCTCGCCCACCTCGAGGACCGGGGGTTTTTGGAGCGCGCCCCCGACCCTTTGGACCGGCGGAGGGTCCTCCTCCGCCTCACCGAGGAGGGCCGGCGGCAGGCGGAGGCCCTGAAGGCCATCTGGCAGGAGACCTTCGCCCGCCACCTGGCCCGGCTGAACCCCAAGGAGCTTGCGGCCTTCAAGGAGATTCTGGAAAAGCTCACGGAGGCGGCATGA
- a CDS encoding hemolysin family protein has translation MDRPPSRWPLFLFLAQPVFAQGPSAQDAVVLAGLLLLSAFFSASETAFTTLYPWKVRELAEAKGRPFDLLAQDIARFLTTILVGNNLVNIAATALVTELATRAFGSAGVGYATGAMTFLILFFGEITPKSIAVHHAEAIARLAAWPIYALSILFYPLGRFFSWVSGRVLRLLGLEPRDTPLVSEQELKLILAGAEASGAIEEDEEEMIHSILELEGTPVKDLMVPRVEMVAIEASATLEEFLHLVREHRYSRVPVYQESVDHIVGVAYARDLLDFYCEEDLKARRVASIAHPPYFVPENMDAWDLLRELRRRKVHMAIVVDEFGGTAGLVTLEDVIEEIVGEIYDETDEDEEAPVRHLPDGSLSVQAQLPIDEVGEVLGVEFPEGEYDTLSGFLYAEFGRIPTVGESIVWNGFRFLVERADQRRVERVRIERLKEEKHDA, from the coding sequence ATGGACAGACCGCCAAGTCGCTGGCCGCTCTTCCTCTTCCTGGCACAACCGGTCTTCGCCCAGGGGCCTTCGGCCCAGGACGCAGTGGTTCTCGCGGGCCTTCTTCTCCTTTCCGCCTTCTTTTCCGCCAGCGAGACCGCCTTCACCACCCTCTACCCCTGGAAGGTGCGGGAGCTCGCGGAGGCCAAGGGCCGCCCCTTTGACCTATTGGCCCAGGACATCGCCCGCTTCCTCACCACCATCCTGGTGGGGAACAACCTGGTGAACATCGCCGCCACCGCCCTGGTCACCGAGCTCGCCACCCGGGCCTTCGGCTCCGCCGGGGTGGGGTACGCCACCGGGGCCATGACCTTCCTCATCCTCTTCTTCGGCGAGATCACCCCCAAGTCCATCGCCGTGCACCACGCGGAGGCCATCGCCCGCCTGGCCGCTTGGCCCATCTACGCCCTGAGCATCCTCTTTTACCCCTTGGGCCGGTTCTTCAGCTGGGTCTCGGGCCGGGTCCTCCGCCTCCTCGGCCTCGAGCCCCGGGACACCCCCCTGGTCTCGGAGCAGGAGCTCAAGCTCATCCTGGCCGGGGCGGAGGCAAGCGGGGCCATAGAGGAGGACGAGGAGGAGATGATCCACTCCATCCTGGAGCTGGAGGGCACCCCCGTGAAGGACCTCATGGTCCCCCGGGTGGAGATGGTGGCCATAGAGGCCTCCGCCACCTTGGAGGAGTTCCTCCACCTGGTGCGGGAGCACCGCTACAGCCGTGTCCCCGTCTACCAAGAGAGCGTGGACCACATCGTGGGGGTGGCCTACGCCCGGGACCTTTTGGACTTCTACTGTGAGGAGGACCTGAAGGCCCGCCGGGTAGCCTCCATCGCCCACCCCCCCTACTTCGTCCCGGAGAACATGGACGCCTGGGACCTCCTGCGGGAGCTCCGCCGCCGCAAGGTCCACATGGCCATCGTGGTGGACGAGTTCGGGGGGACGGCGGGCCTCGTCACCCTGGAAGACGTCATTGAAGAGATCGTGGGGGAGATCTACGACGAGACCGACGAGGACGAGGAGGCCCCGGTGCGCCACCTTCCGGACGGCAGCCTCTCCGTCCAGGCCCAGCTCCCCATAGACGAGGTGGGGGAGGTCCTGGGGGTGGAGTTCCCGGAAGGGGAGTACGACACCCTCTCCGGCTTCCTCTACGCCGAGTTCGGCCGCATCCCCACGGTGGGGGAGAGTATAGTCTGGAACGGATTTCGCTTCCTTGTGGAGCGGGCGGACCAGAGGCGGGTGGAGCGGGTCCGCATAGAACGGCTCAAGGAGGAGAAGCATGACGCTTGA
- the cdd gene encoding cytidine deaminase — protein MTLEEARARLQALVEKAYAPYSRFPVAALVVSSSGQLYAGVNVENASFPLSLCAERAAVAAMVAAGERAIARVYLYSPQGPIPPCGACRQVLAEFALPGAEVVALGPQEAEVRLLFDLLPWTFRLSSAKVESGSHGQDRAQEEE, from the coding sequence ATGACGCTTGAGGAGGCGCGCGCCCGCCTTCAGGCCCTGGTGGAGAAGGCCTACGCCCCCTACTCCCGCTTTCCCGTGGCCGCTTTGGTGGTCTCGAGCTCCGGCCAGCTCTACGCCGGGGTGAACGTGGAGAACGCCAGCTTTCCCCTCTCCCTCTGCGCGGAGCGGGCCGCGGTGGCGGCCATGGTGGCCGCGGGGGAGCGGGCCATCGCCCGGGTCTACCTCTACAGCCCCCAGGGGCCCATCCCCCCCTGCGGGGCCTGCCGCCAGGTCCTGGCCGAGTTCGCCCTGCCCGGGGCTGAGGTGGTCGCCCTGGGGCCCCAAGAGGCCGAGGTCCGCCTCCTCTTTGACCTCCTCCCCTGGACCTTCCGCCTCTCTTCTGCTAAAGTGGAGTCTGGCTCGCACGGCCAAGACCGTGCCCAGGAGGAAGAATGA
- the rpmE gene encoding 50S ribosomal protein L31, with the protein MKEGIHPKLVPARIICGCGNVIHTYSVKPEIHVEVCSKCHPFYTGQQRFVDTEGRVERFQRRFGDSYRKGR; encoded by the coding sequence ATGAAAGAAGGCATCCACCCCAAGCTCGTCCCCGCCCGCATCATCTGCGGGTGCGGCAACGTCATCCACACCTACTCGGTCAAGCCGGAGATCCACGTGGAGGTCTGCTCCAAGTGCCACCCCTTCTACACGGGCCAGCAGCGGTTCGTGGACACGGAGGGGCGGGTGGAGCGGTTCCAGCGCCGCTTCGGCGACTCCTACCGCAAGGGCCGCTGA
- a CDS encoding thymidine kinase has product MRAEPGWIEVIVGPMFSGKSEELIRRVKRALIAGQRVVVFKPRLDDRYHERQVVSHDGKRVEAIPVESAQEMRPHLSPLPQVVAVDEVQFFGPDLVELAVDLSGQGVRVVLAGLDLDFRGEPFGIIPELLARAERVEKLTAICPRCGRPATRTQRLIGGQPARRTDPVILVGAQEVYEPRCRACHVVL; this is encoded by the coding sequence ATGCGCGCCGAGCCGGGTTGGATTGAGGTCATCGTGGGCCCCATGTTCTCGGGCAAGTCCGAGGAGCTGATCCGCCGGGTGAAGCGGGCCCTGATCGCGGGGCAAAGGGTCGTGGTCTTCAAGCCCCGGCTGGACGACCGCTACCACGAGCGCCAGGTGGTGAGCCACGACGGGAAGAGGGTGGAGGCCATCCCCGTGGAGTCGGCCCAGGAGATGCGGCCCCACCTTTCCCCCCTGCCCCAGGTGGTGGCGGTGGACGAGGTCCAGTTCTTCGGCCCCGACCTGGTGGAGCTGGCGGTGGACCTCTCGGGCCAGGGGGTGCGGGTGGTCCTGGCGGGGCTGGACCTGGACTTCCGGGGCGAGCCCTTCGGCATCATCCCCGAGCTCCTGGCCCGGGCGGAGCGGGTGGAGAAGCTCACCGCCATCTGCCCTCGCTGCGGCCGGCCCGCCACCCGGACCCAGCGCCTCATCGGAGGCCAGCCCGCCCGCCGCACCGACCCCGTGATCCTGGTGGGGGCCCAGGAGGTCTACGAGCCCCGGTGCCGGGCCTGCCACGTGGTGCTATAG
- a CDS encoding Hsp20/alpha crystallin family protein — MLEPLDRLETLRKLRELQRRLAELTYQLTGEEVAAWAPPVDVLEEEEAYVLLVDVPGVRPEDLELLEEGSVLTLAGVRHPLPGTYLQEERPYGVFRRTLHLPGPVEEGSAKATLRNGVLEIRLKKAPAKALPL; from the coding sequence ATGCTGGAGCCTCTGGACCGACTGGAGACGCTGAGAAAGCTGCGGGAGCTACAAAGGCGGCTCGCCGAACTCACCTACCAGCTCACCGGGGAGGAGGTGGCCGCCTGGGCCCCACCGGTGGACGTCCTGGAGGAGGAGGAGGCCTACGTCCTCCTGGTGGACGTGCCAGGGGTGCGGCCGGAGGACCTGGAACTTCTGGAGGAGGGCTCGGTCCTCACCCTGGCCGGGGTGCGGCACCCCCTGCCGGGCACGTACCTGCAGGAGGAGCGCCCCTACGGGGTCTTCCGCCGCACCCTGCACCTGCCGGGCCCCGTGGAGGAGGGCTCGGCCAAGGCCACCCTAAGAAACGGCGTCCTGGAGATCCGCCTGAAGAAGGCCCCCGCCAAGGCCTTGCCCCTATAG